From Nocardioides daedukensis, the proteins below share one genomic window:
- a CDS encoding TetR/AcrR family transcriptional regulator C-terminal ligand-binding domain-containing protein, with product MNTAAAFPEDARPRRRSERARLAILRAANELLHEKGLDQFSIEGVAARAGVGKQTIYRWWPTRAVLVADALLDRDDLMPTSPSQTGDVTADVSAWAGDLAAALGSARGAATLRMLTAAATDNPEISRKLHEKFSGPIQDAALARLADAPGLTLEPAERRITIDAIIGFIVFRVLAHQEVQSSDAVALARGLLTGLSLEGPLRAKRG from the coding sequence GTGAACACAGCCGCAGCCTTTCCCGAGGACGCCCGTCCGCGCCGGCGAAGCGAGCGGGCCCGACTGGCCATCTTGCGGGCCGCCAACGAGCTGCTCCACGAGAAAGGGCTCGACCAGTTCAGCATCGAAGGCGTTGCCGCCCGCGCCGGCGTTGGTAAGCAGACGATCTACCGCTGGTGGCCCACCCGCGCGGTCCTGGTCGCTGATGCCCTGCTCGACCGAGATGACCTGATGCCGACGTCGCCGTCCCAAACGGGCGACGTCACCGCGGACGTCAGCGCATGGGCGGGCGACCTTGCTGCCGCGCTTGGCTCGGCCCGGGGTGCAGCCACCCTGCGCATGCTCACGGCCGCCGCAACGGACAATCCAGAGATCTCGCGCAAGCTGCACGAAAAGTTCAGCGGACCCATCCAGGACGCGGCGTTAGCTCGACTGGCCGATGCTCCCGGTCTGACGCTGGAGCCGGCCGAACGACGCATCACGATCGACGCAATCATAGGTTTCATCGTGTTCCGCGTCCTGGCCCACCAGGAGGTGCAAAGCTCTGACGCCGTTGCCTTGGCGCGCGGGCTCCTCACGGGTCTGTCCTTGGAAGGCCCTTTGCGCGCAAAACGTGGCTGA
- a CDS encoding DUF3817 domain-containing protein, giving the protein MNQTLTKRMATPTLLRAFSWVAIIEACTWVALLFGMYLKYVTQTTELGVRIFGSLHGAAFIAYVILTLLVARRQRWPIVWTTLLALAASIPPCMTAVFDLVARRRGMFAHAETSRTTPGERFDPHGQLVVETGP; this is encoded by the coding sequence GTGAACCAGACACTGACCAAGCGCATGGCGACACCCACCCTGCTTCGTGCCTTCTCGTGGGTAGCGATCATCGAGGCGTGCACGTGGGTGGCCCTCCTGTTTGGGATGTACCTGAAGTACGTCACGCAGACCACCGAGCTCGGGGTACGCATCTTCGGCAGCCTCCACGGCGCCGCCTTCATCGCCTACGTGATCCTGACCCTGCTCGTCGCACGACGCCAACGTTGGCCGATCGTGTGGACCACCCTGCTCGCACTGGCCGCCTCGATACCGCCGTGCATGACCGCGGTGTTCGACCTCGTGGCGCGTCGCCGCGGAATGTTCGCGCACGCCGAGACTTCACGCACCACACCTGGCGAGCGATTCGATCCGCACGGCCAGTTAGTGGTCGAGACCGGGCCGTGA
- a CDS encoding MMPL family transporter has translation MTTRIIHFLFQSKKRAVGIVVLWLLIVGVLTQLAPTLESVEDNESANLPPAASDSMRARDLIRQASPTPGALPAIVVVHGQDDTPQTEIISAVSRITETLAGPDRPSQVSAEGIVSTATVPQAADQLVSSDGSTQLIIVPVTGSPSDKSFRAAVDDVRRLAADQAGQTKVAVTGPAGIATDTVKVFSSGDMTLLLATVLLVLVLLLLIYRSPLMALVPLLAAGIAMRVAEALGAMLADAGLITVSSQTASIMTVLLFGVGTDYALIITARYREALREEPDRPRAMQTALREVGETIVASASTVVLAMMALLVAVSPSLRGFGPYLALGVAVMALVAFTFIPALVLIFGRAVFWPSSERKVAERSQGGVIWQRVASLVHQAPAKVAAGLLILLVVMSAGLLNYQETFNSLSGFRTDTESARGQALIADQFGPGRLAPATVVVRTDKDLRDEPATTKIQSALANETDVDHLAGPPTFSKDGQTAIFDVVLDKDPYSAAALDAVEPLENTARTAAADAGIKDATVLVGGETAETADIRDALNRDTIYIVLLVLLIVTAVLILLLRSLLAPLYLVATLVLSFLATMGATVFFTVTVLGDEGIGNRVTAYVFIFLVALGVDYNIFIMSRFRREVRDAMPSTALRTALLRTGGVVSSAGLILAATFSVLMTQPIRELFQFGFAMAFGILLDTFLIRPLLVPAIVRLLGNRALWPTKVPHPETAAAAGLPVATTSSSTSTATSGKSS, from the coding sequence GTGACGACTCGCATCATCCACTTCCTTTTCCAGTCGAAGAAACGCGCCGTCGGGATCGTCGTCCTGTGGCTGCTGATCGTGGGGGTGCTGACCCAGCTCGCGCCGACGCTGGAGTCGGTGGAGGACAACGAGTCGGCCAACCTGCCACCGGCGGCGTCGGACTCGATGCGGGCACGCGACCTGATCCGCCAGGCGTCGCCCACGCCGGGAGCCCTCCCGGCGATCGTCGTGGTCCACGGACAGGATGACACTCCGCAGACGGAGATCATCTCGGCGGTCTCGCGCATCACCGAGACGCTCGCCGGTCCTGACCGTCCCTCCCAGGTGTCCGCTGAGGGCATCGTGTCGACAGCGACCGTGCCGCAGGCTGCGGACCAGCTGGTCTCGTCCGATGGCAGCACGCAGCTGATCATCGTGCCCGTCACTGGAAGCCCGTCGGACAAGAGCTTCCGGGCCGCAGTGGATGACGTGCGCCGGCTTGCGGCCGACCAAGCCGGGCAGACGAAGGTCGCCGTCACCGGACCTGCCGGCATCGCCACCGATACCGTCAAGGTGTTCAGCAGCGGCGACATGACTCTGCTGCTGGCCACCGTGCTTCTCGTCCTGGTGCTGCTGCTGCTGATCTACCGCTCGCCGTTGATGGCGCTGGTCCCCCTGCTGGCCGCGGGGATCGCCATGCGGGTCGCAGAGGCACTCGGTGCCATGCTGGCCGACGCGGGCCTGATCACCGTCAGCTCCCAAACGGCGTCGATCATGACGGTTCTGCTGTTCGGGGTGGGCACCGACTACGCGCTGATCATCACCGCCCGCTACCGCGAAGCCCTCCGCGAGGAGCCTGACCGGCCACGCGCCATGCAGACCGCACTGCGCGAGGTAGGCGAGACGATCGTGGCCAGCGCCTCCACTGTCGTGCTCGCCATGATGGCGCTGTTGGTGGCGGTGTCGCCCTCGCTGCGCGGCTTCGGCCCCTACCTGGCCCTCGGCGTAGCAGTGATGGCGCTGGTCGCCTTCACGTTTATCCCGGCCCTGGTCCTCATCTTCGGCCGTGCGGTCTTTTGGCCCAGCAGCGAGCGTAAGGTCGCCGAACGCAGCCAAGGTGGTGTGATCTGGCAACGCGTCGCCTCGCTGGTCCACCAGGCACCGGCCAAGGTCGCCGCCGGGTTGCTCATCCTGCTGGTGGTGATGAGCGCCGGACTGCTCAACTACCAGGAGACGTTCAACTCCCTCAGCGGATTCCGCACCGACACCGAGTCGGCCCGAGGTCAGGCGTTGATCGCTGACCAGTTCGGTCCCGGGCGACTCGCCCCCGCAACGGTCGTCGTACGGACTGACAAAGACCTTCGCGACGAACCGGCAACCACAAAGATCCAAAGCGCACTGGCCAACGAGACTGACGTAGATCACCTCGCCGGTCCCCCGACCTTCAGCAAGGACGGACAGACCGCGATATTCGACGTCGTCCTCGACAAGGACCCTTATAGCGCCGCTGCTCTCGATGCTGTGGAGCCCCTCGAGAACACCGCACGCACAGCAGCCGCCGACGCGGGAATCAAGGACGCAACCGTGCTGGTAGGCGGGGAGACAGCCGAGACAGCCGACATCCGCGACGCACTCAACCGGGACACGATCTACATCGTTCTCCTGGTCCTCCTCATCGTTACCGCCGTCCTGATCCTGCTCCTGCGCTCACTGCTGGCGCCGCTCTACCTCGTGGCGACGCTGGTGCTGTCCTTCCTGGCCACGATGGGAGCAACCGTCTTCTTCACCGTCACGGTGCTCGGCGATGAGGGCATCGGAAACCGGGTGACGGCGTATGTCTTCATCTTCCTGGTAGCCTTGGGGGTCGACTACAACATCTTCATCATGAGCAGGTTCCGGCGCGAGGTTCGTGATGCCATGCCATCGACCGCGTTGCGCACGGCGCTGCTTCGAACCGGCGGAGTGGTCTCCTCTGCCGGCCTGATCCTCGCCGCGACGTTCTCGGTGCTCATGACCCAGCCGATCCGTGAGCTGTTCCAATTCGGCTTCGCCATGGCGTTCGGAATCCTGCTCGACACCTTCTTGATCCGACCGCTCCTCGTGCCCGCCATCGTCCGCCTCCTCGGCAACCGCGCGCTCTGGCCGACCAAGGTGCCCCACCCCGAGACTGCCGCCGCGGCCGGCCTCCCAGTCGCTACCACCTCGAGCTCGACCTCGACCGCTACCTCAGGGAAGTCTTCGTGA
- a CDS encoding TetR/AcrR family transcriptional regulator yields MPKIEAATVRAHRAKRLESLIDAAESILAEQGVESLTAGAVAARAGIARNSIYRYFSSIDDLLELVVTREFPSWVAGVEAAIAAEPVPEERVVAYVRANLEQAASSTHGWRTSLSRGSLSESARERVRALHVSLNEALVHAVADLGVEQPELTVSVIQALVDSSIRQIDSGASAGEVSRFAVNATRRLVHTETT; encoded by the coding sequence ATGCCCAAGATTGAGGCGGCCACCGTGCGCGCCCATCGCGCCAAACGCCTGGAAAGCTTGATAGACGCCGCGGAGTCGATCCTGGCCGAGCAGGGTGTGGAGTCACTGACCGCAGGCGCTGTCGCGGCCCGTGCCGGAATCGCGCGCAACAGCATCTACCGCTACTTCAGCTCCATCGACGACCTGTTGGAGCTGGTCGTCACCCGCGAGTTCCCCTCTTGGGTCGCTGGCGTGGAAGCCGCGATCGCCGCCGAGCCCGTCCCCGAGGAGCGGGTCGTCGCCTATGTCCGGGCCAACCTGGAGCAAGCGGCCTCGAGCACGCACGGGTGGCGGACGTCGCTGTCCCGCGGATCTCTGTCCGAGTCGGCCAGAGAACGTGTGCGCGCGCTGCACGTGTCTCTCAACGAGGCGCTCGTCCATGCGGTTGCCGATCTCGGGGTTGAACAGCCGGAGCTCACCGTCTCGGTGATCCAAGCGCTGGTGGACTCCTCGATCCGCCAGATCGACTCCGGGGCGTCGGCCGGGGAAGTGTCGAGGTTCGCTGTGAATGCCACCCGGCGCCTGGTGCACACCGAGACGACCTGA
- a CDS encoding MMPL family transporter has product MADPLVHSRFSDKLTSRRGAWVGIGVALVALVGLFGLFSGAEAPPRTGQAPVSSESNQVDELLGQFPNADVQSVVVVASRADGGRLTEADTSSLKGLLPRLDSAATSATTGPLVSDDGGAAVINVPIKMGEDGTKTAQTVEELRSDIAAEAPQGLDVHVTGGPAFGADVASAFDGADSTLLLVTVAIVAILLIVTYRSPILWLLPLIVVALADGLVGRVTAAAGAAWNLEFDAGIISVLVLGAGTNYALLLISRYREELQWAEDHRLALSRAWRKTMPAILASNVTVVLALLTLLLAAIPMTRGLGVPAAIGLLIALAAVLLVLPPVLAVCGRRMFWPFVPRPGMIRGQGRAWRAVASRVVKRPVTSLVGGLALLAMMASGLFGTSIGLDQVEKFRVQSESATGLEVLSAHFPPGEAQPIFIVTESAATERVMSAASHVEGVVRTQPVESTSDDALTKIMVTSAYAPSSEQSLTQVEQLRAAVHSVPGADALVGGAVATDLDARAGNAQDLLVVAPLVLSVSFLVLLLLLRSVVAPVLLFLVNLTSAVAAIDAGAWLSRVLLDQPGLDPQVPLLAFVFLVALGIDYTIFLVHRARAESENLGTRAGTVEAVAHTGSVITSAGIVLAAVFAALGVLPLVTLGQLGLIVGIGVLVDTLVVRTVIVPAIFSLIGDRIWWPGTVKPQEGESTHEPREHPAYSH; this is encoded by the coding sequence ATGGCAGATCCTCTCGTTCACTCGCGCTTCTCAGACAAGTTGACCTCCCGCCGTGGAGCCTGGGTTGGCATCGGCGTGGCCTTGGTCGCCCTCGTCGGGCTGTTCGGCCTCTTCAGCGGTGCCGAGGCGCCACCGCGCACCGGCCAAGCGCCGGTCAGCTCGGAGTCGAACCAGGTCGACGAGCTGCTGGGCCAGTTCCCCAACGCCGACGTCCAATCGGTCGTGGTCGTCGCCTCGCGCGCAGACGGCGGGAGGCTCACCGAAGCAGACACCTCGTCGCTCAAGGGTCTGCTGCCGAGGCTGGACAGCGCGGCTACCTCGGCGACCACCGGACCGCTGGTGAGTGACGATGGTGGCGCAGCGGTCATCAACGTGCCGATCAAGATGGGGGAGGACGGCACTAAGACTGCGCAGACCGTGGAAGAGTTGCGCTCCGACATTGCTGCCGAGGCGCCGCAGGGCCTGGATGTGCACGTGACCGGTGGGCCGGCCTTCGGCGCCGACGTGGCTTCAGCCTTCGACGGAGCGGACTCCACCTTGCTGTTGGTCACGGTCGCGATCGTGGCGATCCTGCTGATCGTCACCTACCGCTCGCCGATCCTCTGGCTGCTGCCACTGATCGTGGTGGCCCTCGCCGACGGACTCGTCGGTCGGGTGACCGCAGCGGCTGGTGCCGCGTGGAACCTGGAGTTCGACGCCGGCATCATCAGCGTGCTGGTGTTGGGCGCGGGCACCAACTACGCCCTGCTGCTGATCTCCCGATACCGCGAGGAGCTGCAGTGGGCCGAGGACCATCGGCTGGCGCTGAGCCGGGCGTGGCGCAAGACCATGCCCGCGATCCTCGCCTCGAACGTCACGGTGGTGCTCGCGTTGCTGACGCTGCTGCTCGCGGCGATCCCGATGACCCGTGGACTCGGCGTCCCAGCTGCCATCGGACTGCTGATCGCCTTGGCCGCCGTACTGCTGGTGCTTCCGCCCGTGCTCGCCGTGTGTGGCCGGCGGATGTTCTGGCCGTTCGTTCCACGCCCCGGAATGATCCGTGGACAGGGCCGCGCCTGGCGGGCGGTGGCGTCCAGAGTGGTGAAGCGTCCGGTCACCAGCCTGGTCGGCGGGCTGGCGCTCCTCGCGATGATGGCGTCGGGCCTGTTCGGCACCTCGATCGGGCTCGACCAGGTCGAGAAATTCCGCGTCCAGTCTGAGTCGGCAACAGGTCTGGAGGTCCTCTCGGCGCACTTCCCGCCCGGTGAGGCACAGCCGATCTTCATCGTCACCGAAAGTGCTGCGACCGAGAGAGTGATGTCCGCGGCGAGCCACGTCGAGGGCGTGGTCCGCACACAACCGGTCGAGTCGACGTCCGATGACGCACTGACGAAGATCATGGTGACCAGCGCGTATGCGCCGAGCAGCGAACAGAGCCTGACCCAGGTCGAGCAGCTGCGAGCCGCGGTTCACTCGGTTCCCGGAGCTGATGCACTGGTCGGTGGGGCCGTGGCCACGGATCTGGATGCGCGGGCTGGCAATGCGCAGGACCTCTTGGTGGTCGCACCGCTGGTCCTGAGCGTCAGCTTCCTCGTCCTGCTGCTGCTCCTGCGCTCGGTCGTCGCGCCGGTGCTGCTGTTCCTGGTGAACCTCACCAGTGCGGTCGCCGCGATCGACGCGGGTGCCTGGCTGAGCCGGGTGCTGCTCGACCAGCCGGGGCTGGACCCGCAGGTGCCGCTCCTCGCCTTCGTGTTCCTGGTCGCGCTGGGGATCGACTACACCATCTTCTTGGTACACCGGGCCCGAGCCGAGAGCGAGAACCTGGGCACTCGCGCCGGGACGGTGGAAGCAGTGGCCCACACCGGCAGCGTCATCACCAGCGCGGGCATCGTCCTCGCGGCGGTGTTCGCCGCGTTGGGTGTGCTGCCCCTGGTCACCTTGGGACAGCTGGGTCTGATCGTCGGCATCGGTGTGCTCGTCGACACCCTGGTCGTCCGTACGGTAATCGTGCCGGCGATCTTCAGTCTTATCGGCGACCGGATCTGGTGGCCCGGCACGGTGAAGCCGCAGGAAGGAGAATCGACCCATGAGCCTCGTGAACACCCCGCTTACTCGCACTGA
- a CDS encoding sensor histidine kinase, protein MSLVNTPLTRTDLHGESPVGATVRAMEIGRHLIAVLLTVIGVVRAVGDGSSLPAVIISGLAILGWHAVGTLLPSRALPQRLVVGWLVGFAVIWGAAVAVSAEFVWLAFLLWLLAGHLLPLRWGLVLSAVVLAVVVVAPILHQNTTTYANVFGPLIGGIFAFGISRGYLQLLRDAVERELLVASLTRAQQEMAELQDELALAQRQSGAIAERTRISRDIHDTVAQSLSSIRLLSHAEASRTDDPSAIRTLNQVETLASDSLADVRRIVAALVPAELENGALPAALQRMLDRSHEETGVQTDLRVDDSLPLLPTEVEVALLRTAQSALANVRLHARASRVVMSLIDADDSVRLDIIDDGNGFDVAAWEQAAGSETSSFGLFFMRARLRELGGGLDIESSPGAGAAISAHLPIHVATEETA, encoded by the coding sequence ATGAGCCTCGTGAACACCCCGCTTACTCGCACTGACCTCCATGGGGAGTCACCGGTGGGCGCCACCGTGCGGGCCATGGAGATCGGGCGGCACCTGATCGCGGTGCTGCTGACCGTGATCGGCGTTGTCCGCGCGGTCGGCGACGGTTCGTCGCTGCCTGCGGTGATCATCTCGGGTCTGGCCATCCTCGGCTGGCACGCCGTCGGCACGCTCCTGCCATCGCGAGCTCTCCCGCAGCGGCTGGTTGTCGGGTGGCTGGTCGGGTTCGCGGTCATCTGGGGCGCGGCGGTGGCCGTGTCGGCCGAGTTCGTGTGGCTGGCGTTCCTGCTGTGGCTCCTGGCCGGACACCTGCTCCCGCTGAGGTGGGGGCTGGTGCTCTCCGCCGTCGTCCTCGCCGTCGTCGTCGTCGCTCCGATCCTCCACCAAAACACCACGACCTACGCGAACGTCTTCGGGCCGCTCATCGGCGGGATCTTCGCCTTCGGCATCTCCCGCGGCTACCTCCAGCTGCTGCGGGATGCCGTGGAACGGGAACTGCTCGTGGCCTCGCTCACCCGTGCCCAGCAGGAGATGGCCGAGCTGCAGGACGAGCTAGCCCTGGCCCAACGGCAATCCGGAGCGATCGCGGAGCGCACTCGCATCTCAAGGGACATCCACGACACCGTCGCGCAGTCGCTGTCTTCGATCCGGCTGCTCTCCCACGCCGAGGCCAGCCGCACCGACGACCCTTCCGCCATTCGGACCCTCAACCAAGTCGAGACGCTGGCCAGCGACAGCCTCGCCGACGTGCGCAGGATCGTGGCGGCTCTGGTGCCCGCGGAGCTGGAGAACGGCGCTCTGCCTGCCGCGCTGCAGCGCATGCTCGACCGCTCGCACGAGGAGACCGGGGTGCAGACCGATCTCCGGGTCGACGACTCCTTGCCCCTGCTGCCCACCGAGGTCGAGGTCGCCCTGCTGCGCACGGCACAGTCCGCGCTGGCGAACGTGCGCCTGCACGCCCGCGCGTCTCGGGTCGTGATGAGCCTCATCGACGCCGACGACTCCGTACGCCTGGACATCATCGACGACGGGAACGGGTTCGACGTCGCTGCCTGGGAACAGGCCGCCGGGTCCGAGACGTCCAGCTTCGGGCTGTTCTTCATGCGGGCACGGCTCCGCGAGCTTGGGGGCGGCCTGGACATCGAGAGCTCCCCTGGTGCGGGTGCAGCGATCTCGGCACACCTGCCCATTCACGTCGCTACCGAGGAGACCGCATGA
- a CDS encoding response regulator has product MTTTVLLVDDHPVVRSGLRAVIDAGEAVQVIGEAATGEEAIALAAHLQPDVVLCDLRLGAGIDGIETTAALRALDPAPVVLILTTFDRDAEILGTIEAGAAGYLLKDVAPEVIIEGIKRAAAGDMVLAPDLASRVLRGIRSPLPKLTNREIEVLRLLATGSTNKEIARVLFVTEATVKSHLADIFTKLDVDSRSRAIHVVQATGLI; this is encoded by the coding sequence ATGACGACTACGGTCCTGCTCGTCGACGACCACCCCGTCGTACGCAGCGGCCTGCGCGCGGTGATCGACGCCGGCGAGGCGGTGCAGGTCATCGGTGAGGCTGCGACGGGGGAGGAGGCGATCGCGCTCGCCGCACACCTCCAGCCCGACGTCGTGCTCTGCGACCTGCGGCTCGGGGCCGGGATCGACGGCATCGAGACCACCGCAGCGCTGCGCGCGCTCGACCCGGCGCCGGTGGTCCTCATCCTGACGACCTTCGACCGCGATGCCGAGATCCTCGGCACCATCGAAGCGGGCGCGGCCGGCTACCTCCTCAAGGACGTCGCGCCCGAGGTGATCATCGAGGGCATCAAGCGCGCTGCCGCCGGTGACATGGTCCTGGCGCCAGACCTGGCCTCACGAGTCCTGCGCGGCATCCGAAGTCCGCTGCCGAAACTCACCAACCGCGAGATCGAGGTGCTCCGGCTCCTAGCTACCGGATCCACGAACAAGGAGATCGCGCGCGTCCTGTTCGTCACCGAAGCCACCGTGAAGAGCCACCTGGCGGACATCTTCACCAAGCTCGACGTCGACAGCCGTTCTCGGGCCATCCACGTCGTGCAGGCGACCGGCCTGATCTGA
- a CDS encoding DUF6611 family protein, translating to MGLPERRAASRWRHMHYRLVVFPPGTSSREATWLRAWLGWPFAGTMLAVLFTLVLPGMVPVLVAVPIAVALLFCGHLGLLHVVRRQRRGVCVVRAEYVAGAGVRDELERCRHLEAVGAILLGAERAVECGDLTPVDFELLWASLHAQVGALAASEPPTSSGT from the coding sequence CTGGGGCTCCCTGAAAGGCGGGCGGCTTCCCGGTGGAGGCACATGCATTACCGGCTCGTCGTATTCCCGCCGGGGACCAGCAGCCGGGAAGCGACCTGGCTACGTGCCTGGCTCGGCTGGCCCTTCGCCGGGACCATGCTGGCCGTGCTGTTCACCCTGGTCCTTCCTGGCATGGTCCCTGTGCTTGTCGCGGTTCCTATTGCGGTGGCTCTGCTCTTCTGTGGTCACTTGGGGCTGCTCCATGTGGTGCGGCGACAGCGGCGGGGCGTGTGCGTCGTGCGCGCCGAGTACGTTGCCGGCGCGGGCGTGCGCGATGAGCTCGAGAGGTGTCGGCACTTGGAAGCTGTCGGCGCGATTCTGCTGGGGGCCGAGCGTGCCGTTGAGTGCGGTGACCTGACGCCGGTGGACTTCGAGCTGCTGTGGGCCTCGCTGCATGCTCAGGTGGGCGCGCTGGCGGCCTCTGAACCGCCGACGAGCTCGGGGACCTGA
- a CDS encoding potassium-transporting ATPase subunit F translates to MSLESGLLIAAVIGIVVYLLAALILPERF, encoded by the coding sequence ATGAGTCTTGAGAGCGGACTGCTGATCGCCGCAGTCATTGGCATCGTCGTGTACCTATTGGCAGCCCTGATCCTTCCGGAGCGTTTCTAG
- the kdpA gene encoding potassium-transporting ATPase subunit KdpA: protein MSDTVSGLLSILAMLLVLVLAYRPLGDYMARTYDSTKHLRVERLVYRVTGVRPDVEQSPRSYAISVVGFSVVSVVALMAIQLAQAHLPFSRDLPGVPFWMSFNTAASFVANTNWQSYGGESTLGFTVQMAGLAVQNFMSAAVGMAVAVALIRGFVRTRNGTLGNFWVDLTRGTLRILLPIAFVGALLLIAGGVIQNFADTTMTALAGHSQTLTGGPVASQEVIKLLGTNGGGFFNANSAHPFENPNGYTNLLEILLILLIPVCLTRTLGTMLGNRKQGLAILGAMGVLYAFSLAVVTAAEVGARSQAAQAAGGAMEGKETRVGEWATALFAVTTTGTSTGAVNASHDSLTPTGGGMVLVNMMFGEVTPGGVGSGIYGILVLAIVAVFIAGLMVGRTPEFLGKKIGSGQMTYVALYMLTTPAIVLIGTGTAIALGSTPDAMGNPGGHGFSEVLYAYTSGANNNGSAFGGITVTSDFFQITIALAMLLGRLVPIVLVLLLAGSLAEQTKVPTTAGTLPTHKPLFVTLLVGVVIIFAALTYFPALSLGPIAEALT from the coding sequence GTGTCTGACACCGTTTCCGGCCTGCTTTCGATCCTGGCCATGCTGCTGGTGCTGGTCCTGGCCTACCGCCCGCTGGGCGACTACATGGCGCGGACCTACGACAGCACCAAGCACCTACGGGTTGAGCGCCTTGTGTACCGCGTGACCGGGGTTCGCCCAGACGTCGAGCAGAGCCCGCGCTCGTATGCGATCAGCGTGGTCGGCTTCTCCGTCGTCAGCGTCGTGGCGTTGATGGCTATCCAGCTTGCGCAGGCGCACCTGCCGTTCAGCAGGGATCTGCCCGGTGTGCCGTTCTGGATGTCGTTCAATACCGCGGCCTCGTTCGTGGCCAACACCAACTGGCAGTCCTACGGCGGCGAGTCCACGCTCGGGTTCACCGTGCAGATGGCGGGCCTGGCGGTGCAGAACTTCATGTCGGCCGCGGTCGGGATGGCGGTCGCAGTTGCGTTGATCCGCGGCTTCGTGCGCACCCGCAACGGGACACTGGGCAACTTCTGGGTCGACCTGACCCGCGGCACGCTGCGGATCCTGCTCCCAATCGCCTTCGTCGGCGCCCTGCTGCTCATCGCCGGTGGCGTGATCCAGAACTTCGCCGATACCACTATGACCGCCCTCGCCGGGCACAGCCAGACCCTGACGGGCGGCCCGGTAGCCAGCCAGGAAGTCATCAAGCTTCTGGGCACCAACGGTGGGGGCTTCTTCAACGCCAACTCCGCCCACCCGTTCGAGAACCCCAACGGCTACACCAACCTCCTGGAGATCCTGCTCATCCTGCTCATCCCGGTGTGCCTGACCCGCACGCTTGGCACCATGCTCGGCAACCGCAAGCAGGGACTAGCGATTCTGGGCGCGATGGGCGTGCTCTACGCGTTCTCGCTGGCTGTGGTCACGGCCGCGGAGGTAGGAGCGCGCTCACAGGCCGCCCAGGCTGCCGGCGGGGCGATGGAAGGCAAGGAGACCCGGGTGGGGGAGTGGGCGACTGCCTTGTTCGCGGTGACCACCACCGGCACTTCGACGGGCGCGGTCAACGCCAGCCACGACTCGCTGACCCCGACCGGCGGCGGCATGGTGCTGGTCAACATGATGTTCGGCGAGGTCACACCCGGAGGTGTGGGCTCGGGCATCTACGGCATCTTGGTGCTGGCGATCGTGGCGGTCTTCATCGCTGGCCTCATGGTCGGGCGCACCCCGGAGTTCCTCGGCAAGAAGATCGGGTCGGGCCAGATGACCTATGTGGCGCTGTACATGCTCACCACCCCGGCCATCGTGCTCATCGGAACCGGCACGGCGATCGCGCTCGGCTCCACACCCGACGCCATGGGCAACCCCGGGGGGCACGGATTCAGCGAGGTGCTCTACGCCTACACCTCAGGCGCGAACAACAACGGCAGCGCCTTCGGCGGCATCACCGTCACCTCGGACTTCTTCCAGATCACCATCGCCCTGGCGATGCTGCTGGGTCGCCTGGTTCCGATCGTGCTGGTCCTACTCCTGGCCGGCTCGCTAGCGGAGCAGACGAAAGTCCCGACCACCGCGGGCACGCTGCCCACCCACAAACCGCTGTTCGTGACCCTGCTAGTGGGCGTAGTGATCATCTTCGCCGCCCTCACCTACTTCCCCGCCCTGTCACTCGGACCCATCGCTGAGGCACTCACATGA